The sequence below is a genomic window from Candidatus Bipolaricaulota bacterium.
GGATGTCGGAGAAGCCAGGGGCGGAGATCAGCTTGTTCAACGTCCCGATGTCGATGTTCAACTGCGCCTGCAAAAGCTCAACCTGAAGCTGGTTGTACTTCGCCTGGTAGTCCTCCTTGGAGATCTTGCTCGCGAGGAAGTCCTGCTGGAGCCTGACGATCTCCGCTTGTTTGTCGAGCGCCTTCTGGCGCAGGTCCTTCACCGCGTCGGTGAACACAGTGAACGCATCTTCGGCGTTGATGTACGCGATCTTGAGCGGACTTGCCGCCTGCACCTTGCTTGCCAGGTCGTTCACCTGCGCCTTGAGGGCGGAGAAATCCTCCGTGCTCACCCCGCCTTCACCGGTGGGAAGGACGAACGGAATGACGATCGCCACCACGGCGACGATCAACGCGATCACTGCTATCACTGTACCTGCCTTGGACATATCTTCCTCCTTTTAAAACGTGCTCGAGATTATAGGAGCATTATCGCCGGTTGTCACCTTCAAAACATCGGGGAGAAGCCGAAATCGAAGTGGGGGACGAGACTCATCCCGCTTCCCAACGGCCACGCCACGTCCAGGCGGAC
It includes:
- a CDS encoding OmpH family outer membrane protein, with the protein product MSKAGTVIAVIALIVAVVAIVIPFVLPTGEGGVSTEDFSALKAQVNDLASKVQAASPLKIAYINAEDAFTVFTDAVKDLRQKALDKQAEIVRLQQDFLASKISKEDYQAKYNQLQVELLQAQLNIDIGTLNKLISAPGFSDIRSDLERLKDEAQPLIDEMNKLVQTVQTGVVDPQEFQSRYTEVKNAFTQLDQLLTKAATSKIVEAANKVAVENGYDLVLRAKNVIIYRNTAKLTDITDQVKHELASYLKQ